Below is a window of Chlamydiota bacterium DNA.
CTCGGGAGGGACCGAGCGGAAGGAGTAGACGGAATTTATATACCGTCAAAATTGAGTGAGGCTTACTGAAGAGCCGTATGCGGAAAATCCGCACGTACGGTTCCGTGAGGGGCATTGAAATATATGTCTACTCGACAGGTTTAAAGCCTTGAAGAAGCGGCGTTTCGTCTTTGAACTTTGAACCTTAAACCTTGAACTGTTTTTAAATGACTGAATTCGAAGAAAAAATTAAGGCCCGTAAAGCGCGTGTGGGTGTGGTCGGCTTGGGCTATGTGGGGCTTCCTCTGGCGGTTGAGTTTGCGAAAGCGGGCTTTTCTGTTTTGGGAATTGATGTCCTTCCCGAAAAGGTTCATGCGGTTAATCAAGGCAAGTCCTACATTCCAGATGTTTCTCAAAAGGAGTTTGAGCCTTTAGTTGCTAATGGGTTTTTAAAAGCGACGACGGATTTTTCTCAGATTCAAAAGTTGGATGCCCTCAGTATTTGTGTCCCCACCCCCTTACGTAAGACAAAAGATCCTGATATTTCTCATATCGTGAATGTGGTTGAGGCGGTTTCCCGTTATTTTAAAAAAGGGCAACTGGTTGTTTTGGAGAGTACCACCTATCCAGGGACGACAGAGGAAGTGGTCCTTCCCATTTTAGAGGGAGAAAAAAGGAAAGTCGGTCGGGATTTTTTTCTTGCATTCTCGCCTGAGCGGATTGATCCAGGAAATGGAAAATATGGGACGCGTGACATTCCTAAAATTATGGGAGGAATAACCTCCCAATGTACTCAAAGAGCTGTGACGCTGTACGAGAGTATTATTGAAAAAGTGATTTCTGTTTCTTCTGCCAAAGTTGCAGAAATGGTGAAACTTTTGGAAAACACCTTTAGAGCGGTCAATATTGGTCTTGTGAATGAAATTGCGATGCTTTGCCGGAAAATGGATTTGGATGTCTGGGAAGTGATTGAAGGGGCTCGCAGCAAACCCTTTGGATTTATGCCGTTTTATCCGGGGCCTGGATTGGGAGGGCATTGTCTTCCGATTGATCCTATCTATCTTTCCTGGAAGGCCAAGCTGGTCAATTTTGAAACCCGGTTTATCGACTTGGCGGCTCAGGTGAATAGTCATATGCCGCATCATGTTGTGGATATTGTTTGTGATGCTTTGAATCGTCATGGGAAGGCCCTCAATGGTTCAAAACTTTTATTGTTGGGGATGACTTATAAAAAGGATGTGAATGATGTGAGAGAATCTCCAGCGATTGATGTGTGGAAATTGCTTGAACGACAGAAGGCGAAGGTTTGTTATCATGATCCTTATGTTTCCAAAATTCAAATTGAGGGACATGTTCATTATTCTCAACCTTTGTCGTCTAAGACGTTAAAAATGGTAGATGGAGTCGTCATTCTCACGGATCACACGGTCTTTGACTATGAAGCTGTAGTTCAGCAATCGAGATTGGTGATTGACACCCGAAATGCGACAAAAGGGGTCAAGAATCATCGCAATAAAATTGTAAAAATATGATAAGGTTTTATGCCCCATGCGCTTGTCACCGGCGGCGCCGGTTTTATTGGTTCTCACTTATCCAGAGCCCTTTTAGAAAAAGGGTATCGTGTGAGGGTGTTTGACAATTTTTCAACAGGGAAAAAGGAAAATCTTTTAGGGATCGAGAATCAAGTTGAGATTGTGAAGGGTGATTTAGCAGATGATCAAGCTCTTCTTCAAGCTGTTCGCGGAATAGACACCATTTTTCATCTGGGGGCCATCCCCTCAGTTCCTCGTTCGTTAGAAAATCCCCGACAAACCCATCAGGCTAACGTTGTTGGAACTTTTAATCTATTGTTAGCTGCTCGCCCGTATCCCATTAAACGCCTCGTTTATTCTTCAAGTTCTTCGGTTTACGGGAATAAGGCCATTCTTCCTAAAGAAGAGTCCATGCTTCCTGAGCCTTTAAGTCCTTATGCGGCTTCAAAACTGGCAGGGGAATATGATTGTTCAGTTTTTCACTCGGTGTATGGAACGCCCACCGTTTCCCTGCGTTATTTTAATGTTTTTGGTCCTCGGCAAGATCCTAATTCGCTGTATGCGGCCGTGATTCCAAAATTTATTACCCAATTATTGCAAGGGAAACCGGCGACGATTTATGGAGATGGGCTGCAGACCAGAGATTTTACCTATGTTCAGGACGTGATTCGTGCGAATCTTTTGGCCGCGGAGGCTGGGCCAGAGATTTTAGGAAAAATTTATAATATTGCTGGCGGAAAATCGGTGAGTCTTTTAGAATTACTCGCTGAAATTGAAAATACACTGGGGTTTCATATTCCTCCTCTTTTTGAACCCTCGAGAAAAGGAGAGGTTCGCGATTCACTGGCCTCTATTGAGCGAGCAAAATCAGATTTAAAATACATGCCGAGATTTTCTCTAAGAGAGGGATTAAAAGAAACCATTGCGTGGTTTTCTTCTGGGTTAGGAAAAGAAAATGGAAAATTCTTACAACGAAAAGGAGCTTAATTTATTTTTTGATGATCTGGATCGTTGGTTGCATCTTCAAAGTGCTCTGGGTAAAAAAAGATTTTATATTCCTTCCTTGAAACGGTCTTCTACTGCCTCTCTATCCGATGAGTTGAGCGAGGTCCCAATCCCAAAATCTGATTTCGAGACAACTTCTTTTTCAGAGTTTAGAAAGAATGTTCTTAAATGTGAAAAGTGTGTTTTAGCGAAAACTCGCACTCAAGTTGTTTTTGGTTCTGGAAACGAAAAGGCTAAACTCGTTTTTGTGGGAGAAGCCCCTGGCTTTGATGAAGACCGAGAAGGGGAGCCTTTTGTGGGAAAGGCAGGACAACTTTTAACCAAGATGATTCAAGCGATGGGGCTTAAAAGAGAGGATGTTTATATTGCCAATATCATCAAATGCCGTCCTCCCAATAATCGAACCCCCACCCCTGAAGAAAGGGAAACCTGTTTTCCTTATTTGGTTGAGCAATTAGAACGCATTGGCCCTAAGATTATTTGCGCTTTAGGAAATGTAGCAGCTCAAACCTTACTTCAAACGGAAAAAACAATTACCCGACTTCGGGGAATGTTTCACGAAGTGCGTGGGATTAAAATTATGCCGACCTTTCATCCCGCTTTTCTCTTGCGTAATCCAGAAGCGAAGCGAGAAGTATGGAGGGATTTGCAGATGATTATGGAAGAACTTAGAAAATGAAACAGTTTAAAGTTCAATTAATATGAACTATGCCCGGGTTTTTTTTGAAATTCCTCTCAACCGAGGTTTTGATTATCGTATTCCGGAAATTTTTCTTGGAAAAATTTCGAAAGGGATGCGCGTTCTTGCCCCCTTTGGCCGAGAAAGGAAATTAGGCTATGTCTGGGAGCTCATTTCAGAACCAGAAGTAAAAGACGTCAAGGATATTTTCGAGGTTAAAGATGATGTTTCGATTTTTAACCCTGCTCTTCTTCAACTGGCGGAGTGGATGTCGGATTATTATTTTTGCCCTCTCGGGTTGACCTTGAAAACCATGTTGCCGGCTCCTATTCGAAACTTTCGTTCCCCTAAAAGAAAGCTGAAACCTTTACCCCTACTCGAAGAAACTCTAGAAACACCCTTTCTTTTAAATGAAGAACAAGGCTTAGCGCAATCTCTTATTTTCGAAAAAATGAGAGGGGGAAACTTTTCAGTCATTCTCATTCATGGTGTGACGGGAAGTGGAAAGACAGAACTTTATCTCTCCGCCATTGCCAAAGCGCTCTCTGAGGGGAAAGGGGCGATTGTTCTTGTTCCTGAAATTTCTTTGACCCCGCAGACCGTAGAGCGTGTGAGAAAACGATTTGGACAAAGTGTTTCTCTTTTACATAGTCGTATGTCGGAGCGAGAACGTTTTGAGGCTTGGGACCAAATTCGCAACGGGGATTCAAAAGTGGTTGTCGGTCCTCGTTCGGCTGTTTTTGCTCCCGTTCAAAATTTGGGGCTTATCATTGTCGATGAAGAACACGAGCGCTCTTACAAACAAGAAGAATCCCCTCGCTATCATGCACGAGATATTGCGGTGATGAGGGCAAAGTTTGAGCGTGCGCTGGTTCTTTTGGGGAGCGCAACCCCCGCCCTTGAATCTTATTACAATGCTCAAAAGGGCCGTTATCAACTCATCACTTTATTAAAAAGAGTCGAAGACCGGCCTTTACCTAAGGTTCGAGTTGTTGACATGCGTCAGGAGGTGGAACGCTCAGGTAAGCTTTATAGTTTTTCGCATGTTCTGATCGAGATGATTCAGAAAACGTTAGAAAAAAAAGAACAGACTCTGCTCTTTTTAAATCGGCGGGGTTATGCCCCAACGGTTTTGTGCCCCAAGTGTGGTCATATTTTTAATTGCTCAGAGTGTGATCAAGCGATGACTTATCATCAAACCAAAGAGATTTTGATGTGCCATTTATGTGAGGCCCAAAAACCTATTCCTAAAAACTGTCCGAAATGTAGCTTCAAGACATTTCATCGATTGGGGGTTGGGACTCAGCGGGTTGAAAAACATCTCGAAAAATTTTTCTCTCGAGCGGCCATTCAAAGGATGGATACCGACAGTACGAGAAAGAAAGATGCCCATATCAATATTCTTGAGGCTTTTCGAGAAGGGAAAACAGAGATTTTAGTGGGAACTCAAATGATTGCCAAGGGCTTGGATTTTCCAAATGTGACCTTGGTGGGTGTGATGAGCGCAGATATTGCCATGAGCCTTCCAGACTTTCGAATGGGAGAACATACCTTTCAATTGCTGACTCAGGTGGCGGGTCGGGCGGGGCGGGGTTCAAAGCTTGGAGAAGTTTTGATCCAGACCTTTACGCCCTTTCATCCCATTATTCGCTCGGCCCTCTCTCAAGACTATCTGGCGTTTTATCAAAGTGAGCTTGCCTATCGAAAGGAATTGGGTTATCCCCCTTTTTCTAAGTTAATGGCCATTCAGTTTGATGGGAAAGAAGAGTCAAATGTTTTCAGGACCGCTCGAGCGATGTTGGAGCGATTACAAGCAGGGTCCATAGAATCTTTAAGGATTTTAGGTCCCCATCGGTCTCCTATCTCAAAGTTAAAGGGGCGCTATCGATGGCAAATGATTCTCTTTTATGCCAGAGAAAAACCCATTCATCAAAGCATTCGATCCATTTTGGATAATTTTAAATGTGAAAAAGGGGTACGTATCGCTTTGGATGTCGATCCAGTAAGTTTGATATAAGGCCCCTATCTTTTATAGGCCTTATTAATTTTCTGGGAGACGTCTTTGTATCCGATATCAACCTCGAAAATTTTCTTGTACTCTACCATTGCTTTTTCAATTTGATGGGTTGCTTCATACACCAGTCCTAAGTGATAGATGACATCTTTTTTAAAGGTGTCCATTTCAGTCAATTCATCCACCACTTTTAGAAATTGTTTTTCTGCAATGTCATAAAAACCCATCTCATGGAAACATCGTCCCAGGTGATAAAACGATTCGACTCTTTTTTGAGCATCTTTAACGGATTGCTGAAATTCTTGAATTGCATTTTGAAATTGACCGCTTTCATAGTAGAGACATCCCAATTCATAACGGTAAGTAAGATTATGGGGATAACGTTCAACCTGGCGTTTCCCTTCCTCCAGGTTAATTTCTTTCTTCTGGCTCTCTAATTGTTCCAATTCGAAAGAGTGCGGATGGGGGGTGTTTTTTAAGGTTCTTGTTTTGAGTTGAGCAATTTTTTCTTCGAGATGAAGTCCTTTAATTTTATTGATTTGTTGCGGGATGCTTCCATCTGAGGGGAGAAGCTCTCGGAGTTTTTCTAAAACTAAAATGGCCTCGTCATTTTGTTTGTTTTGCTCATAAAGTTGAGCCAGATTTCTTAACCAGGTGGTATGGTCCGGTTGAGTTTGAAGTTTTTGTTTAAGATCTTCGATAAGAAGGCCCCTATCATCTTTGGTTTTGACAAATTTTGATTCTTTTTCCAAGCGTTCGGCTTCTTTTTCATCTTGGATTTTCTGGCGGTAAGTGGTCCCTTCATCCCATCCCCCTTGAGAAATTGTTTTCATGGCGGCCAAGTCTTGCAGGGCCTTACGAACATTTTCGTCTTCTGGGAAAGAGCGCAAATATTCTTCAAAAGACCTACGGGCTTTTTCTAATTCTCCCTCTTTCATGTAGAGATGGGCCAGACTTTTAAGTTCTTTGGGTGGGAGAGGGGTAATTTTTTTTAGGATTTCTAGCGTATCTTTAGCGGTTTCGGTCCATCCCAAATTCATGGTGCATGAAGCAAGTTTTCGAAGTGAAAAGGCATGGGCAGGGTTCATTTTAAGCATGGATTCTAGGGTGTCGATGGCAGAGGCCCATTTTTTTCTTGTGAGGTGAAACATGCACAAGAGATAGAAGGGAATGAAAATAATTTCATAAACCATTTTTTCTATCATCGATTTTGATTTTCCTTCAAGGCCCTTCAGTGTGATGACCCGCAAAAGACTTCGTGCTTTTGAAAAATCGGGATAAGTTTTTAAAAGATTTCGAAGAAGAGTTAAAGCATAATCTTTATTATTAACTTCAAAAGCCTCTTTTGCCTTCCGATAAAGATCGAGGGCATTTTGAGGAACCTGATTCTCGTTTTGCATGTTTAATAATCCTCTCTTTTCATTATATCGTATGAATGGGATTTTGGGGATTTTTAGAGATAACGTTCAAAGTTGAAAATTGAAAATTGAAAATTCAAGGATTTCCAAGCTTGGGTTTTCTTTGAACTTTGAACTTTGAACTTTAAACTTTGAACTGTTCTTCACAGATGACATTGACTCTTTTTAGATTTTGGATTAGGATTCCTGCATTAAAAAGCAGTGGATGGCGGGGAGGTTCAGTCATGAATGTCCAAAAGAATATTGATGATGTGGCGAAGCTTGCAAGGCTTCGATTAAGCGCGGTCGAACGTGATAAATTCTCTCGTCAGCTGGAGGATATTCTTTCTTATGTTGAGAATTTAAATGAACTCAAGACAGAAGGGGTTCTTCCGAGCTATCATGTTCAGGAAGTAAAAAATGTGACACGTCCCGATGAATCTCGACCTTCGCTTGATCCCAATTCCTTCTTGAAACATGCCCCTCAAGCTCGGGATGGATTCTTTATCGTTCCTCAGGTGATTGAGTAGACTATGAATTCTAATCCTACGGATTTAACCTTGCATGAATGGAGTGACCTCATCCAAAAAAGGGAAGTTTCTTCCACGGATGTGGTTCGTTCTCTCTTAGCTCGGATTCAAGAAAAAGAGTCGAAAATTCATGCCTATATTCGCTTTGATGAAAAAGCTGCTCTCGAAAAGGCAGGTCATTTAGATAACATTCCCACCGAGTCCCGAAAGGGAATTTTGTGGGGGCTTCCCATTTCTAATAAAGACATTATTTGTGTGAAAGGTGTTGAAACCACCTGTGCCTCTAAAATCCTTTCGGGGTATATTCCTCCATACAATGCCACTGTGGTTGAAAAATTGAATGGGGCCGGAGCCATTCTTTTTGGAAATACCAATATGGATGAATTTGCCATGGGCTCTTCAACAGAAACTTCTGCTTACGGGGTGACACGAAACCCCTGGGATTTAGAAAGGATTCCAGGGGGCTCTAGCGGTGGATCTGCTGCGGCAGTGGCGGCAGGTGAGGCCATTGCGGCGCTTGGAACGGATACGGGGGGTTCCATTCGTCAGCCGGCGGCTCTCTCGGGTTGTGTAGGACTTAAACCTACCTATGGACGGGTCTCCCGATACGGCCTCATTGCCTTTGCCTCGAGCCTTGATCAAATTGGCCCTATCACTCAGGACGTGGAAGATACGGCTCTCATTCTTCAAGTGATTGCGGGGCATGATCCCAAAGATTCTACTTCTCTTGATATCCCTGTCCCAGACTATCGTTCCACAATGAAAAAAGGGGTGAAGGGTTTAAAAATAGGTCTTCCTAAAGAGTATTTTATTGAGGGAATGGATGTGGAAGTGAAGCAATCGATCGATGATGCTGTAAAAGTTCTAAGTGGTTTAGGGGCTGAGTTCGTCTCTTGCCAACTTCCTCATACAAATTATGCGGTCGCCACTTATTACATTTTAGCAACAGCCCAGGCCAGTTCGAATTTGGCCCGCTATGATGGTGTTCAATATGGATTTAGAGCCAAGCAATTTTCAAGTCTTGTGGATCTTTATTTTCAAACTCGGGGAGAAGGTTTTGGAGAAGAGGTCAAACGCAGGATTATCCTGGGGACCTATGCTTTAAGCTCGGGCTATTATGATGCCTATTATCTAAAAGCTCAAAAGGTTCGAACCTTAATCAAAAATGATTTTGACAAAGTTTTTGATCATTGTGATGCGGTTTTAACTCCAACTTCTCCATCCTGTGCTTTCAAAATTGGGGAGAAAATGAATGACCCCTTGAAAATGTATCTCTCTGATATTTTTACAATTTCAGCAAATTTGGCTGGAATTCCAGGAATTTCGATTCCCTGCGGTTTTTCTAAGGAAGGGCTTCCGATTGGGCTTCAAATTTTGGGAAAGCATTTCGATGAAGCCACGATTTTGAAGGTTGCCTATGCCTTTGAACAGGCTACGGAATTTCATAAGAAAAGACCTGATGTGCGACGGGCTGAAGGCTCGAAGCTCTGAGACGAGTCAGACGGATGAGGAGTGGAATGTTATACGAAACAGTGATTGGTTTAGAAGTGCATGTTCAGCTTAAAACAGCCTCAAAACTTTTTTGCGGCTGTTCGACCCAATTTGGGGCTCTTCCCAATACTCAGGTCTGTCCAGTTTGTTTAGGCTTTCCAGGCACATTACCTGTTTTAAATGAAAAGGCTCTGACTTATGCAGTGATGACAGGTCTTGCCCTAGGTTCAGAAATTGCAAAAGAGAGCAAGTTCGATCGGAAAAATTATTTTTATCCTGATTTACCTAAAGCCTATCAAATTTCTCAATATGATAAGCCCATCTGTGTGGGGGGAGAAGTTCCGGTTGACATCGATGGCATAAAAAAATCGATCCGGCTCACTCGAATTCATTTGGAAGAAGATGCGGGTAAATTGGTCCATTTTACAAGGGATAGCGGGGTTGATTATAATCGCGGGGGGGTTCCTCTGGTTGAAATTGTTTCAGAGCCTGATTTACGTTCTCCCAAGGAAGCCTATGAATATCTGAGATCCTTGAAGAGTATTTTAGAATACTTGGATGTGAGCGATTGTAATATGGAAGAGGGAAGTTTGCGTTGTGATGCCAATGTCTCTTTGAGGCCGGTGGGGACCGAAGCGTTTGGAACAAAGGCCGAGATTAAGAATCTCAATTCATTTCGAAATGTCGAGAAAGCGATTATTTATGAGATTGAAAGGCAAAAGAAAATTCTTGAAGACGGGGGCAGAATTATTCAGGAAACTCGACTTTGGGATCAGGATCAGTCCTTAACCCGATCGATGAGAAGCAAAGAAGAGGCGCATGATTATCGTTATTTTCCTGAGCCAGATTTGGTCGCTATTTCCATTCCTCTTGAAAAAATAGAATTTTTAAAGAAAAATCTTCCGGAACTTCCCCATATTCGCTGCGACCGTTTTATGAAAGAGTATGGTCTTTCTCAGTACGATGCAGAGGTTTTAACGGCGGAGAAAAATTTAGCGGATTTTTTTGAAAAAGGGGCTCATTGTTCAAAAAATGCAAAGGCCCTTGGAAATTGGATCATGGGCGATTTAATGCGGGAGTTAAAGCTGAAAAATTTGAACATTTCACAGTCCCCGGTTTCAGTCGATGCCTTGATTGAATTAGTTGAATTGATTGAGGTAGGCAAGATCAGTGGGAAGATGGCCAAAGACGTTTTTATGAACATGTTTGGGGAGGGTCAGTCTCCCAAAGATATTGTTCAATCCAAAGGTTTATCTCAGCTTTCTGATGCTTCAGAACTCGAGTCTGTCGTTAAAAAGGTGATTCAAGAAAATCCTAAGTCAGTTGAGGATTATCGTTCGGGAAAGAAAAATGCGATTACTTATCTAGTAGGGCAAGTGATGAAGGTCACGAAAGGCCGAGCCAATCCGAAATTGGTGAATGAACTTTTGGAAAAAGAGCTGTGAAATGAGTCAACAGTCAACGGTCTACGGTCGACAGTTAACCGTGGATTGTGGACTGTGGACCGTAGACTATCGACTATCCTTCATCTACTTGTATAACTTATCTATTCAATTCGATTGAAGTAAGAGTGTAGAACAAGAAAGGATTACCGTGTCCCTTTTTAGGCGTCCTAAATTTTTGACATCGGACAAACGTAAGAAACGAGATATTCCTGGGGGGCTTTGGACCAAGTGTGAGAATTGCCAGGAGCTCATTTATAATAAGGAATGGGAAAAGGCCCTGAAGGTTTGTCCGAAGTGTAAACATCAGCATACACTGACTGCTCATGAACGAATACGCATGATTCTGGACGAAGGCGTTTTTGAGGAATTTGATCCTAATTTGATTCCTCAGGACCCCCTTCACTTTAAGGGGCCCAAGGCTTATCTGGATAAAGTGATTCAAGATCAAGCCATGACGGGTCTTAAAGAGGCGGTGCTGACAGGGAAAGGGGCTATCGATGGGCATTCTATTATTTTGGGAGTGACCGATTCTCGATTTATTATGGGAACCATGGGAAGTGTGGTAGGGGAAAAAATTGCTCGTGCAATTGAACGGGCCATTGAAGACAAACTCCCTATGATTATGGTCTCGGGTTCAGGAGGGGGCGCCCGGATGTACGAAGGATGCCTTTCCTTAATGCAAATGGCAAAAACCAGTTCAGCGCTCGCTCGATTGAGTAAGGCAGGTTTATTTTTTATTTCAGTTCTGACGAACCCAACCATGGCTGGGGTCATGGCCAGTTTTGCATCCTTGGGAGATGTGATTATTGCTGAGCCGAGGGCTCTTTTAGGTTTTGCGGGTCCTCGTGTCATCAAAAATACCATTCAAGAAGAGCTCCCGCCTGGATTTCAGACCTCGGAATTTCTTTTAGCCCATGGAATGATTGATATGATTGTGGAAAGGCATGAGTTAAAGAAAACTTTGGGCAAATTATTGGAATACTTGCCGCAACTATGAAAATCTAAAAATCAAACATCAAAAATCAAAAATCAAAATGACAAACCAAAATTTAAAATGCCTCCTTCTCAATAGTATTTAAAATTTTGGATTTTAGTTTGTCATTTTGATTTTTGGATTTTAAATTTCCCATGATTCCTCAAAAACAAAAATATCACGAAGCTTTAACTTTCCTTGAATCCCTTGAATGTTTTGGGATGAAGTTGGATCTTGAAAATATTCAAGTACTTCTAAGCGTTTTAGGTGATCCCCATCAAGATTTAAAAGTCATTCATGTCGCTGGAACCAATGGCAAGGGATCGACCTCAGCCATGCTGGCTTCCATCCTCCAAGAATCGGGTTATTCTATCGGACTTTATACCTCTCCTCATTTATGCACGCCTCGTGAAAGAATTCAAAAAAACGGAATGTGCATTTCTGAAGAGCGTTTTATTGATTTGGTCCATTTAGTCATGAGCCAGGTTCATCTATTGAGAACTTCCAACAACCTTTTCCCAACTTATTTTGAAGTCATGACGGCTATAGCACTTCGCTATTTTTCGGATGAGAAAGCAGATTTTGTTGTTCTAGAGACGGGAATGGGAGGACGACTCGACTCGACCAATATTGTCCCCTCTCAAATTCAAGTCATTACCAATATTGATCTCGAACATACCCGTTATTTAGGAAAAACAATTCGAGAAATTGCTTTTGAAAAAGCAGGGATTATCAAGCCATGTTCCTTTGTCATTACAGGAGCTCAGGGAGAGGCGCTTACAGTCATTGAAGAACGTTGTTATGAGAAAGGCGCACACTTTTTTCGATTGGGAAAAGAAATTCATTTTCAACTTCTTCAAAAAAATTGGGAAGGGGAGCGACTGATCATTCAGGTAGGTGAAAGAAAAAGAGAAATTGAAATTAAACTTTTAGGGGCTCATCAACTTGAAAATGCAGCTTTGGCCATGGGGGCCGTAGAAGCATTAATCCAATTCGGTTTCTTTCTTCCAGAGCGAGCCATATTGAGTGGATTTAAAAAAGCGTCTTGGCCTGGAAGGTTTGAAATTCTAAAAAAAGAGCCTCTGGTGATTATAGATGCGGCCCATAATCCAGCAGGGATGCGATCTTTGGTCAACACATGGCAGGAGGTGGTAGGCCCTCGTGGTGCCGATCTTATTTTTAGTTCCTTAGAGGACAAGGATGTCGAAAAGATGGTTAAAAATTTATGCCCCATTGTTGAGGAAGTGACGCTTGTTGAAGTTTCAAATCCTCGTACTCGGAAATTAAAAGATTTGGAAAGGGTTTGGAGGTCTTATCTTCCTGAGGAAAAAATTCATCTTTCGACCCTTCAAAAGGTGATTCAAAAACTTAAAAATCGAGAAAAAAACACTCGGCCTCTTCTTGTGACCGGTTCAATCTATCTTTTAGGAGAGGTACTTTCGCCTCTCTCCTTGTTAACGGACAAGAGAGATCATCCCCCGACAATTCCCGAAGCCCCTGGATGACGCCGTCGTTCTCTTCCTATGGGGCGGTTGCGATTTTCATTGTCATTGGCAGTTGTTGGGTTCTCATCACCAAGAATTGTAAAGGCAATCCCGACCGACACGACCTCACTCGCAGAGCTCATACCTTGGTTAGGGCCCACAATACCCTTTGACTTCCTCGGGCCAAATCCTTTTCCACTTTCAGGTCCTTGATCGCTATTCTGGCCATAAAGATACCTTCCATCTTGAATTAGGGACCATTTACCCAGAGCTTAAACTCAAGGTCTTTGTGCTTGAGCGCTCGTGTTCGTTTAGCTTTGACCGTCGGTTCCCCATGCACCGGTGAAGATGGACCACCATGGCCGATCATCCACCCACTCATTCCACGACTTATATTCCCATCGCCAACGCTAGAAATTAAATTCCCAGCGATCCTTGCTTACCCACCGTCCCCCCAGAATTCCCCTGGCCTCTTCTCTATCCAGAACCTTCTTCTCCTCGAGATCCTGCAATTGAACTCTGTACATACGCACCCTGTGTACCTTCCCCTATTTTAACATTTCATCACCCTATGTCAAAATTTTCAAAAATTTACTCTTAAAATATGGTATAGAATCGTATATTTATGTATACTTTAATGGGCATATGCACTTGACTCAAGTGTTGTCCATTTGTAGTCGCCCCATACATGGGGCAATGCGTGGATTGCCCGATAAATCGGGCGACTACGCTTGACGAATCAAGGTACTTAAAGTCAAGTACACATGCCTATAATTTAATATTCTCACTTCTTATCCCACGGACACTTTGTTTCAAAACAGTGGGTTTCACCATTGATTTCATAACAGTGCCAGCATCTGATTCCAGCCTTTGGTCTGGATCTTTTCCCTCGCGTCTCTTCTCCTCCTCGAGCTCTTCTCTGGTGAAAGGTCGTTGGGATCTCGTTACCTTGACTGTCCTTGACGACCCATCCGGTGACCTGACCATTCTTGACCCTTGCATAAATACTCTCGCCTGTGTAAACGGTTTGGACGAGGTTAAGCCCTTCCTTAAGTTGAAGGGTCTCGAGCTTGGGAATAACCGAGGCAACCTGATACTTTTCAGGGTCATCAATTCTAGTTTTCTGGGCGCTTGCAACCCATTCTACGGGGAGTCCCAGTACAAAAATAGATATTGCGATGTAAAAGAGAGATTTTGTATTCATCTGCGTCCTCCTTGTTTGGTTTAGAAAAAGAAAAAGGGTCAAATCTCTTGTTGCCTAGTTGTTGAGAACAAATTCCAATCGGAAGCTTACCTCTTATTCATTCAGTTAGCAATCTGACGGCTTTGGCGATGGGATCTTCCATGTTGTGGACCCATCTTGGATCATCATTTGGAC
It encodes the following:
- a CDS encoding acetyl-CoA carboxylase carboxyltransferase subunit beta; this encodes MTVSLFRRPKFLTSDKRKKRDIPGGLWTKCENCQELIYNKEWEKALKVCPKCKHQHTLTAHERIRMILDEGVFEEFDPNLIPQDPLHFKGPKAYLDKVIQDQAMTGLKEAVLTGKGAIDGHSIILGVTDSRFIMGTMGSVVGEKIARAIERAIEDKLPMIMVSGSGGGARMYEGCLSLMQMAKTSSALARLSKAGLFFISVLTNPTMAGVMASFASLGDVIIAEPRALLGFAGPRVIKNTIQEELPPGFQTSEFLLAHGMIDMIVERHELKKTLGKLLEYLPQL
- the gatA gene encoding Asp-tRNA(Asn)/Glu-tRNA(Gln) amidotransferase subunit GatA — translated: MNSNPTDLTLHEWSDLIQKREVSSTDVVRSLLARIQEKESKIHAYIRFDEKAALEKAGHLDNIPTESRKGILWGLPISNKDIICVKGVETTCASKILSGYIPPYNATVVEKLNGAGAILFGNTNMDEFAMGSSTETSAYGVTRNPWDLERIPGGSSGGSAAAVAAGEAIAALGTDTGGSIRQPAALSGCVGLKPTYGRVSRYGLIAFASSLDQIGPITQDVEDTALILQVIAGHDPKDSTSLDIPVPDYRSTMKKGVKGLKIGLPKEYFIEGMDVEVKQSIDDAVKVLSGLGAEFVSCQLPHTNYAVATYYILATAQASSNLARYDGVQYGFRAKQFSSLVDLYFQTRGEGFGEEVKRRIILGTYALSSGYYDAYYLKAQKVRTLIKNDFDKVFDHCDAVLTPTSPSCAFKIGEKMNDPLKMYLSDIFTISANLAGIPGISIPCGFSKEGLPIGLQILGKHFDEATILKVAYAFEQATEFHKKRPDVRRAEGSKL
- the gatB gene encoding Asp-tRNA(Asn)/Glu-tRNA(Gln) amidotransferase subunit GatB, with protein sequence MLYETVIGLEVHVQLKTASKLFCGCSTQFGALPNTQVCPVCLGFPGTLPVLNEKALTYAVMTGLALGSEIAKESKFDRKNYFYPDLPKAYQISQYDKPICVGGEVPVDIDGIKKSIRLTRIHLEEDAGKLVHFTRDSGVDYNRGGVPLVEIVSEPDLRSPKEAYEYLRSLKSILEYLDVSDCNMEEGSLRCDANVSLRPVGTEAFGTKAEIKNLNSFRNVEKAIIYEIERQKKILEDGGRIIQETRLWDQDQSLTRSMRSKEEAHDYRYFPEPDLVAISIPLEKIEFLKKNLPELPHIRCDRFMKEYGLSQYDAEVLTAEKNLADFFEKGAHCSKNAKALGNWIMGDLMRELKLKNLNISQSPVSVDALIELVELIEVGKISGKMAKDVFMNMFGEGQSPKDIVQSKGLSQLSDASELESVVKKVIQENPKSVEDYRSGKKNAITYLVGQVMKVTKGRANPKLVNELLEKEL
- a CDS encoding tetratricopeptide repeat protein, with the translated sequence MQNENQVPQNALDLYRKAKEAFEVNNKDYALTLLRNLLKTYPDFSKARSLLRVITLKGLEGKSKSMIEKMVYEIIFIPFYLLCMFHLTRKKWASAIDTLESMLKMNPAHAFSLRKLASCTMNLGWTETAKDTLEILKKITPLPPKELKSLAHLYMKEGELEKARRSFEEYLRSFPEDENVRKALQDLAAMKTISQGGWDEGTTYRQKIQDEKEAERLEKESKFVKTKDDRGLLIEDLKQKLQTQPDHTTWLRNLAQLYEQNKQNDEAILVLEKLRELLPSDGSIPQQINKIKGLHLEEKIAQLKTRTLKNTPHPHSFELEQLESQKKEINLEEGKRQVERYPHNLTYRYELGCLYYESGQFQNAIQEFQQSVKDAQKRVESFYHLGRCFHEMGFYDIAEKQFLKVVDELTEMDTFKKDVIYHLGLVYEATHQIEKAMVEYKKIFEVDIGYKDVSQKINKAYKR
- the gatC gene encoding Asp-tRNA(Asn)/Glu-tRNA(Gln) amidotransferase subunit GatC, which encodes MNVQKNIDDVAKLARLRLSAVERDKFSRQLEDILSYVENLNELKTEGVLPSYHVQEVKNVTRPDESRPSLDPNSFLKHAPQARDGFFIVPQVIE